A single Stutzerimonas stutzeri DNA region contains:
- a CDS encoding heme ABC transporter ATP-binding protein codes for MLRAQGVSVRRGATAVLADIDLQLGAGEVLGVLGPNGAGKSTLLGALCGELAPSAGAVVLHQRPLHDWKGPERARCLAVLPQRSTLNFGFRVDEVVSLGRLPHASGRECDRTIVAAALQAADAQHLAGRSYLTLSGGEQQRVHLARVLAQLWPGRVGQVLLLDEPTAMLDPLHQHSILRSVRRFAELGGAVLVILHDLNLAARYCDRLLLLSEGRARLTGTPEQVLRAEPLKAVFGLDVLIQRHPDRGHPLVIAR; via the coding sequence ATGCTCCGTGCTCAGGGGGTTTCGGTGCGCCGCGGCGCCACTGCCGTGCTTGCGGACATCGATCTGCAACTGGGGGCGGGCGAGGTGTTGGGCGTGCTGGGACCCAACGGGGCCGGCAAAAGCACTTTGCTCGGGGCGCTCTGCGGCGAGCTTGCGCCCAGTGCTGGCGCGGTGGTCTTGCATCAGCGTCCTCTGCACGACTGGAAAGGCCCCGAGCGCGCACGCTGCTTGGCGGTGCTGCCACAGCGATCGACGCTGAACTTCGGTTTCCGCGTCGATGAAGTTGTCAGCCTCGGTCGCCTGCCCCACGCCAGCGGGCGCGAGTGCGACAGGACGATCGTCGCGGCTGCGCTACAGGCTGCGGACGCGCAACATCTGGCGGGTCGCAGCTATCTGACGCTGTCTGGTGGTGAGCAGCAGCGCGTGCATCTGGCGCGGGTGCTTGCGCAGTTGTGGCCGGGGCGGGTGGGGCAGGTGTTGCTGCTCGACGAGCCCACGGCGATGCTTGATCCGCTGCATCAGCACAGCATCCTGCGATCCGTCCGGCGGTTTGCCGAGCTGGGTGGCGCGGTGCTGGTGATCCTGCATGATCTGAACCTTGCAGCGCGTTACTGTGACCGTCTGCTGTTGCTGTCCGAAGGACGCGCCCGACTGACCGGTACACCCGAGCAGGTGCTGCGTGCCGAGCCGCTTAAGGCGGTGTTCGGGCTCGACGTATTGATCCAGCGGCACCCGGACCGGGGGCATCCGCTGGTCATTGCGCGATAA
- a CDS encoding ChaN family lipoprotein produces MRFLLPMVMVLLVACQSTPPLPPWQSPEGLEHPDLGRIIDLRTGTRLSVQQLVDELAAVDRVLVGERHDNPDHHALQRWLLEALAQRRAQGSLLLEMLNPDQQQKVTGVQASIARGQRPEDLPAALGWQQGWEWSLYAPIVEYALGQPYPLLSANLDRSEIMGIYRRAPAMGGAAAAEPVRRAMFEQIRVSHCNLLPESQLPAMLAVQQQRDRRMAERLAAAPAPAMLLAGAFHVRRDLGVPLHLGRDVARRSRVLLLAEVGESPQVEQADYVWFTPAQPQQDHCAALRDQAD; encoded by the coding sequence ATGCGATTTCTATTGCCCATGGTCATGGTCCTGCTCGTGGCCTGCCAATCGACACCGCCCCTGCCGCCCTGGCAGAGCCCCGAGGGACTGGAGCATCCCGATCTTGGCCGGATCATCGATCTGCGCACGGGAACCCGCCTTTCGGTGCAACAGTTGGTCGATGAACTGGCCGCCGTCGACCGCGTGCTGGTGGGCGAGCGCCATGACAACCCCGATCACCACGCGCTGCAACGCTGGCTGCTCGAAGCGCTGGCGCAGCGACGTGCGCAGGGCAGCCTGCTGTTGGAAATGCTCAATCCGGATCAGCAGCAGAAAGTGACCGGCGTGCAAGCATCTATCGCGCGGGGGCAACGGCCCGAAGACTTGCCGGCCGCGCTGGGGTGGCAGCAAGGGTGGGAATGGTCACTGTACGCACCGATAGTCGAATACGCGTTGGGCCAGCCATACCCATTGCTGTCAGCGAATCTCGATCGTTCCGAGATCATGGGCATCTACCGTCGCGCGCCGGCAATGGGTGGCGCTGCGGCTGCAGAACCTGTGCGCCGCGCGATGTTCGAGCAGATTCGCGTTTCCCATTGCAACCTGCTGCCCGAGTCGCAACTTCCGGCGATGCTTGCCGTTCAGCAGCAGCGTGACCGACGTATGGCCGAGCGGCTGGCGGCGGCGCCAGCGCCGGCAATGCTGCTGGCAGGTGCTTTTCATGTAAGGCGTGACCTTGGCGTGCCGTTGCACCTGGGGCGGGATGTCGCGCGCCGCAGCCGGGTGCTGTTGCTGGCCGAGGTGGGCGAGTCGCCGCAGGTCGAGCAGGCCGATTACGTCTGGTTTACGCCGGCCCAGCCGCAGCAGGACCATTGTGCTGCGCTGCGTGACCAGGCTGACTGA
- a CDS encoding cyclic nucleotide-binding domain-containing protein — protein sequence MYLLGEQPAYADHLINRLQGIPAQLLEGLAPSAPPIEIKGSDDLTAALPAQHLFIIESGLLHALVDERPLFYMQEGDLLGLREGIELPICRYRSDESIRLVPYSRSAVFQHIHADQRRQELFTQYLIGQTALLSDALARLKQPEIHPTTGFQHFAAGQELIRQGDDADNVFIIIEGHAEAIVDGQKVGDVQRDEIFGAMAVFTQEKRSATVVATSPCTVMLIPKDQFLSLMQSNPKIAHSLIESMARRIDLLNKEVTQLRLPLSA from the coding sequence ATGTATTTACTCGGTGAACAACCAGCCTATGCCGATCATCTGATCAACCGCCTGCAGGGGATACCCGCGCAACTGCTCGAAGGCCTGGCACCTTCGGCGCCCCCGATAGAGATCAAAGGCTCCGATGATTTGACGGCGGCGTTGCCCGCGCAGCACCTATTCATCATCGAGAGCGGCCTGCTGCACGCACTCGTCGATGAACGGCCGCTGTTCTATATGCAGGAGGGTGATCTGCTCGGACTTCGCGAGGGTATCGAACTGCCGATCTGCCGGTATCGCAGCGACGAATCGATTCGCCTGGTGCCCTACTCGCGCAGCGCGGTTTTCCAGCATATCCATGCCGACCAACGTCGACAGGAGCTCTTTACCCAGTACCTCATTGGCCAGACTGCATTGCTGTCCGACGCATTGGCGCGTTTGAAGCAACCCGAAATTCATCCCACGACCGGATTCCAGCATTTCGCCGCCGGGCAAGAGCTGATTCGCCAAGGCGACGATGCGGACAATGTCTTCATCATCATCGAAGGGCACGCTGAAGCGATTGTCGACGGGCAGAAAGTCGGCGATGTGCAGCGCGATGAAATCTTCGGCGCAATGGCCGTCTTCACCCAGGAAAAGCGCAGCGCCACCGTGGTCGCCACGTCCCCGTGCACCGTCATGCTGATCCCCAAGGACCAGTTCCTCAGCCTGATGCAGAGCAATCCGAAAATCGCGCACAGCCTGATAGAGAGCATGGCCAGACGTATTGATCTGCTCAACAAGGAGGTCACCCAGTTGCGCCTGCCGCTCTCCGCCTAA